Sequence from the Drosophila subpulchrella strain 33 F10 #4 breed RU33 chromosome 3R, RU_Dsub_v1.1 Primary Assembly, whole genome shotgun sequence genome:
TGTCTACATGTTGTCACATCTAACTATCATGGGCGGGGCGAACTGGTGGTGGCGCACTCCGAAGGAGTAGCCCGGTCCACTCCTGCCAGGACGATAGTACATCAGATCGTAGTAGTTGGGTCCGGGTCCAACGTTCTCGCCGGGAATTGCGGTACGCGGCTGCATCGAGTAAATCGGGGCACGGTTCAGTTTCACATTGATATCGCCGCCTCCATATGCAGCCGGTCCGGGCGAGTTGGCCTTGTTGAGAATCTTGGTTTGCAGGCCCCTGTGATGAAAAAGATTTAGAGAAGTTAGCAAATGATATTACCGATAAACCCCGATTTACTCACATGCTGTAGCTTGGGACGCCAGGGCGAACGGCATTCACCTCGTACTTGTACGCATTTGGACCAGGACCCTCctttttaaagttaaagtCCGTTCGCAAACCCATCGAATAGGACGGAGCGTTGACCCCCGTGAAGAATGGCTTCTTATGGACATCGTGAGCTCCGGGACCGGGACTGCTTCGCTTGTCTACAATAATGTATTT
This genomic interval carries:
- the LOC119560571 gene encoding outer dense fiber protein 3-like protein 2 is translated as MAVRPFGPGPGVYMLPPTVGYDKHDNRKQRMPQYSFGMRTRAPGEDLGPGPGAYKVDKLTRYGNSKGLEFSIAPRTNTIDKRSSPGPGAHDVHKKPFFTGVNAPSYSMGLRTDFNFKKEGPGPNAYKYEVNAVRPGVPSYSMGLQTKILNKANSPGPAAYGGGDINVKLNRAPIYSMQPRTAIPGENVGPGPNYYDLMYYRPGRSGPGYSFGVRHHQFAPPMIVRCDNM